The DNA window TAGGAATTATAAAGCAGGCTATCTACTGTGTCCTTTCTATGTATAGTGCATGCAAatacatattatttattttatcaatttatattcaaattctgtataatataaatataaattacaaattcTATAAGCAACTTACTAAGCGTAACCTCGCTTCTGGAAAGGTGGTGCCTCCTGTAGTATGAAGAGAAGTACCTCGAGTCGATTTCCTGGCAGCTGTATTTCTCGCCTGTAATTGTCTATAGGCATCAGTGTTCCAACGTCTCATCAATTCACCAAGAACTTCTGGTGGGATCCAATATGGACGGGCACCTTTTTTGCGAATGGCATGGAGCATACCTCGCAAGCGCTTGGCAGCCCTAAACCTCCAAGCTTGATAGATATCATCCTCTTCCGTATCAATAATGTCAAAgcatttctattttaaaaaaatcattggaATAAAATTTAGCCTCTGAACAGatacaaatttattttactgataaataaataacaagtaGTGCTGAGTTTAACAAGTAATAATAATCTAAAGATATCAGAATTCTCTCTAATAgcaaaattatgtaaaatattaagataaaacgaaaaacaataatgagGTTTAGATAATACAATCATGTAGTGAAAATCATCTAAATATGCTGATCTTTTTTCTAGTTCGAGTTGAGTGCCTAGTTTCATCTAAGACAATGTTGAAAAAATTAaggtaataattaaattaaagaaagctatTAATTTAGATTGTAGACATGATCCTTCAGAGCTCAAAAGCCACAACTTTAGGTCTATGGTACAATTATATATAAGCCATCAATTATATATAAGCTTTATCCTGCAACTAGTTTCAATTTGCAATGCACAGTTGCACATATACACACACACTTGCTCTCTCTCATAAGTCACTTTTAGTCATAAATTAGGGAAAAGCAAGCAAGCAGACAGACAGCTACGCTCTCTCAACACTAACACCACACTCAAACACACCCACACaccctctctttttctctctctctctctctctctctatctctctctctcataccacacagaaaataattaaaaaaaagtgaaacaGAGAAGCATAATAATAGATATGCATAACTTTGTACACAACTACACATGATTGGGCTAGTCACAAGTTTAATAGTACTATTGTCGAGAATCCAATGGGTGTCATGTTTGATGTTTGTgaagatttaaattcaaatcaaagGTTTGCACATGGATGGCAGCAGGGGTAAACTTCAACAATATTAGGCTTTAATAATCAAATGAAGCAGAAGAGAGTTCATTAACACAGTAAAACAAGGTAGATAAAATTTACCCTCCACTCAGTCCACCATATTTTCCGAATATCATCATCTGCCTCATCAAAACTCAGCCAAGGCTTGTTGTAGTTTTCCTTAAAAACCTGAGAAATACACTTCAATCCAAGCTTAGGTGGGTGCCAACTacatcaaaaaccaaaaaaatgataataacatATTACTTAGTAAAAATGAGACATGctattcataaaatttaaagcaAATAACAAACCATTTGACACCATCATATCTAAGCTTTGGAGCACTTGTGCTGGAGTGACCAGTGGCAGTGGATGCTCCTTGACCCTGAGCATCTTGGGTACTATTAGATGTGGTTTGTCTTTCCCCACAAGATCCTGGTCGACTGGGAGCTACAATAGCTGGATCACTCTGCACACCATGTGAGGCAGTATTGGAAGGTTCATTGGCTTGTTGAGTGCATGATCTTGGCACACCCGGAGTAGGCATCATTTGTATCTGAGGCTCCTGAAGGGAGGGGGTAGTAGTAGCAATAGGTGGCGGTCTCCCATTGGTTGGAGCAGTCGTGTCAGATGATGACCCAACGAGAGAGTATGGATCCGCATGCAAGTCAAGGGGCTGATCAGTAGAAAGCCTAGGCCTCCCCTTTCGGCCTCGGCCTCGGCCACGGCCACGGCCACGGCCGCGATCTCCGTCTCTACCAACCATATCCTGTACACATTAAAATAAGCAAGTTATTATCCATACTAATTAAagtaaaatgcaattaaaaaatgaatagcagaggaagaagagaatagaaagcaataaaaaatgAATCTGAAGTTCGATTTAGTATTTGGAAAATTATTACAAGCCTCGAGTCTTCTACCTAAGTCAgaggctatatatatatatcaattagTCTTCATCAACTGCCATAGTAACTAACATAACTAAATTACTATATCTGGAAATTCATAACTAACTTCAACTAATTCTATTTTGATAGCAGAATCTGGTTTCCCATTATCTCTTTCATGCTTCCAATACATTATGCATAGTGCAGCAACCAGATCAATTTGTTCAAGAAATTAATACTTATTTTGATTTATCTGGTTGCTCTTTCTATTGTCTTATTGTGCATCTCTGGTTTCCCTCCAGCCGACACAATTATACACAACAGGATCCTGATAATAACATCTGCTGCTCCTAACAAAACCCATAAATCATATTCATCACACCCCACctattatttctttattttactagGATTCTTAATGTAATCATTTattatagtttgttatttactATGAATatgatactattttttatactatatagtttgttatttttctacaTTTAAATTCGAACGTGTATAAGTACTATTAGTACACTTGTTACTATTGAAAACATGATGTCAGGTTTAACTTCATTTCCTACTCTATTTTGTTACATCCAAAAATAGTAAATTCCATCAGATTAGATTATGGTTCATGAAATTCATTTTTTTGGCCAGATATTGCaggttaatttattatttgaatggAAAGTGGGAAACAGATACTGATACCACACCATGATCAAAGAACAGCATTTTTAATTGCAACCTTATAGCATGTTGGTCTATATTATGGATATTATGGATAAATGTGATAATATAATTATGGATAAATGTGATAATATAATTAGCAACTTATATATCAACATTATTTCTTTTAGTGGGGttgattatattatatatgattCAGTGAAGCCAAATTAGCGACTGATTAGAAACACGTAAGAATGCTAATAATTTTCAACATATGAGGGGCAGTACTCATTGATGCATACAACCTTTGTAGCCTTGGAATCAATGGCAAATAATCCATTCTTTTATATGGCACCTCTTTATTTTTTCCCTTCCTAGGCTTAAATCTCTGCTCCCCACAAAATTTACATTGTCTAAGATCTTTGTCCTCTTTGTAATATATCATACAACCATTGACACAACAATCTATTTTAACCTCCTTAAACCCAAGTTGGGAAACAATTTTCTTAGCTTCATAGTAATTAGCAGGAATTTCATTTGGAGTTGTTTGCATTTCTCTAAACAAAGTTGCCCACTGGTCAAAAGATCCCTGAGATTGGTTTCCCTCTGATTTTATACTCAGCATCCTACTAGGAAGTGACAATCGTGAATGGATACAATTTTCCCACAAGGGTTTACTAACTGAATCTAAGAGgtcataaaatctcttggcatcTCGATTTGGTTCCTCCATTGTTGGTTGCATGTACATGTGAAACTCAGGTTGCAAAGCATCAACAACCATCTCATGATAACGATCAAAATTTTCTTCCCATGTAACACCACCTAATTCAGAGCTACTTTCAATATCTTCTTCTATCCTAATCTGATTCTCTGTGGGTATCTCTTCTCCATGCTCTGTCCAAACCCAATAATTAGGTTTAAACCCATGAGTATATAGATCAATCTTAATGTCGATCAACTGTTTAAACGTCCCACATTGACATCTGGCACATGGACACCTAACTAAACCTCCTCTGAGAAATTCATGAGTTCTAGTACACACATCCACAAATTCATTTACCCCTTTAATAAAACTGGGTTTAAGACCCCGCCTCTGATCATACGTTCTATCATACATCCAACTTCGGTTCTGGTTTTCCattattaatgaatttaatttccTACATATCAAAGGGATAATattcactttttaatttttttattcaacgaGAAACCACAACAAATAAATCTTAtcatcaatataatttatactttcacTATGAATGGTTTACACAAACAAGCATACATAAGTAAGTATAGATAAGCAtgcataataaataaaaaagtagaagGTTAAACCTTGAATACCTTTTTTGGGAGTCTTAAACTCTACCAATACTTTGTGATAGTGTATATGCTGAAGAACCAAATACTCCACTATTGTTTCTTTGATCAAAAGATTCTATTGACCCACACCACTACAATTCCCACTGTGAAATGCTGCATAGAAATATCAAATATTGCAAAAGAGTATATCAGAATCTTGAGTTCGGTAGCAGAAAACTGAATATTCTTTCAATATTGATGATTTCTCATACTTCACAAAGAAGCAGAAAACTAACTAAGCTCCAAGAAGCTAAACCAGAAAACAGAATCAGCTAGTAACAAAATGCTTAATCAGTAACCGAATATCATAACAAATTGCAAAATCAACACATGAAGAATAAGCAGAAGTTGGCAATTGCTAATACCTAAGCTGAAATTACAGCAAGCAATAATTGAAGAAATGAAAAGGGTAGTGTACCTGGTCATAGGAAACACTAACTTTGCAGCACCAGAGAGAGAGGGAATCTTTTAAGAAAGCTGCTTCAAATGTATATGTTGTTGttagaaaatcaaaatatatagtTAGGAAAAGGGAATCATTGCAATCTATAGATATAACTCTAGATATAACTCTAAATTTCCtgctagtttcaaggataaataaTTGTATATCTTCATGAAGCAAACAtacaaattgaatattattCAGAAATATACAAGTAATTTGACGTGGGATGACTTTATAAAGTAGTTGAAAACCAAAATGAGATACAGTTGAGCACCTTAGAGAAGCAATCAAAGAACTGTATTGAAAGCAAATTATGAAATGCCTTTCATTTTGTCTATGTCAAAAAATGTGCCATATAGGTTTGTGATAATGTTATATGAGTATGACAGCACATAATTACATCAGAAATTTTGTGAGGCCTAGCAACAACTCTGTCCAATTAGTCTTGATCTTACTGTCTGAAAGAACCTGAGAgaaatttatgattttgggttcaattaattgaattcttttttttcccATAATTAGTTAATGCAAACATGATTATCCACTATAACTAGTTACTTCAAAAAGGAAGGAGAGTGATTACTGTTTGCATAATCAGATTGCTGATTAGTGATTGCCAAATAACAATATATTAGCTTTAAAATCACTGATCCATaattataaatagataaatctaTGATCTGTGTCCTGTGATGATAGCCCCACTAAATAATGGATCACTCATCCATGGCAAATATATcaaaaaaatgatgagaaagTGCATAATCTTTGAAGGCATGTGACTTAAGCCACACTCAATGGAATAATCGGTTAAAAAGTAAACACCCACTTAAAAGATATGGGGGTTTGATTAGTTTGCTTGGGAAGTGATTATAGACAtagacatatatataataacagaAGATAGTAttgtattattaaaataataataaataaataacaaataacaagattctatttatattatacGATTAATTAACATATGGAGGATTCATTTTCATGCCCTGCTTAACTGCATGTGCtactttttgttataaaatccctTCAACTTCTGaatttatgaattttaatttcatttaatctAAAACATATCAAATCAAAGCAGCTAACTCTGCTGTTCTCCaatttttctcctccttttatTCTTTGACCTTTCTATTACTCTCTAAAACAGCTACACACTCTTCCTTTTTTCTTCCACTGTCTATTAAGCTTTTTAAATGGGAACATTGTGTTCCTAAAGTCAAAACTCAAGACAAGGgattaaaactttaaaattgtatttttgttATCAAGATCTATAATTATACCATCACCTTTGTCCTTCTTTCTATATGATTAgaaatttctattttcaattctTTGACCATAGCTTAATTTCAAAGCAGCTATGATACCTCCTTCCTCCTGTGGTAAATTCCAAATATCACCCATTCGTTCTAATCAATATAATTCTTGTTATTAGATTCTTCCCTAGCTAGATACAATtcactatttactattttactctatcaaaatattataaaattgaaaaaataaacctaataataatcataataataaagcCTTACATACAAAAATTCCATTCAGGCATTTCTCCGAACAAGTGGTGTGTAGAGTTCAAAACAgtaaatttcagtttaatcTAAGCAACATTCAACCCAGTAATTTCAGAAAGATACAGCCAACAACAATTTCAGTCCAGAAACAGAAGTTTTAACAAACCTAAGCCTAAccaaaatttctaaaaacagaattaaaaagcagtgaaaataaagaaaagaaagacaggGAACAGGGGAAGGGAACCTGCATTGatgaaaggaggaagaagaacggAGAGGCGGTGGGGTGGAGGTGATCTCGCAGTGGCACAGAAGGTCGCCGCCGCTGGTGGTTGCTTGTCGGTGCTTGAAGACGCGGACAGAGAGTGACTCCACGAACAGGGGTGTCGCATGCAGGAACGAAAAAATGGAGAAATggggaagaaagagaagaaggaagagagagagggtaGGCGATGGTGGTCGCCGGTGGTGGTGTCGGACGGAGGCGGTGGTGAAGAGAAAGCGAAGAATACATGCTTGAATTTGGGTAAGTTTGCGTTCTGAACTTTGGAAGGGGGGTTCACGCAGGAAGACATGCGTTTCTGAACTTTGGAAGCAGGAGTTGAGAAAATGTGTTTTTAGTGATAAAAATCGACGGCCGGTCTGTCGATTTTATTCACATTTATCGACGGCAAAGGTgtcgatattttaaataataaaatagacgaCAAAATCgttgattttaatataaaaaaacaacatATCTAGCGTCTATTATATAGCTTAAATTTAGACCGTTCATTCCATTTTAGAAAGTAATCTAGATCGTTCAAATTTATCGACGGCATGGTTGTCGatacttaaaataataaaatagacgaCACATTCGtcgattttaatataaaaaaacaacacATATGGCGTCTATTATATAGATTAAATTTAGACCATTCATCCTATTTTAGAAGGTAATCTAGACCGTTTAAATTTATCGACGGCAATGTTGtcgatatttaaaataataaaatagacgcGATCTTCGTCGATTTTATTTTCTGCACCTCTAATATGACGATAATAGGGAAATAAATTAATGCATTATAAAAATATCGACGACAAGgccgtcgattttaatatttttatttttaattattttttttagtaatatcGACAGCAGGCCGTCGAAAATTATCGACGGCAGAAATAACCGTCGATTTTTGCCGTCGATAAACacgctttttcttgtagtgaaaaagataaatttgggATCCGTCTTCCACATTTTTAATACACCCGTACACCAATTGTGACTCTGGGAGAGTGTCTATACAAAGTAAAGCTTGATCTCTATATCTCTTGATAAATGCTACCGATCTTTCTCCTTGTCTCTGTTTCACTCTCCCTAGGTCTATGATGTGTATAGAAGGTTCCTCTTCTAGGAACTTGTTGCAGAACTCTGTCACTAATTGCTCCCAGGTGTTGATACTATTGGATTTCAACTTGCAATACCACGTGAATGCCCTTCCTGTCAATGATTTTGAGAACTCCTTGATCTTGAGCTCCTGGTGGTTCCGGAACACCCCGAGGTCATCCAAGAATGACAGAATATACTCCTTGGCACTTTCGG is part of the Arachis duranensis cultivar V14167 chromosome 1, aradu.V14167.gnm2.J7QH, whole genome shotgun sequence genome and encodes:
- the LOC107481506 gene encoding uncharacterized protein LOC107481506, yielding MSSCVNPPSKVQNANLPKFKHVFFAFSSPPPPSDTTTGDHHRLPSLSSFFSFFPISPFFRSCMRHPCSWSHSLSASSSTDKQPPAAATFCATARSPPPHRLSVLLPPFINAEHGEEIPTENQIRIEEDIESSSELGGVTWEENFDRYHEMVVDALQPEFHMYMQPTMEEPNRDAKRFYDLLDSVSKPLWENCIHSRLSLPSRMLSIKSEGNQSQGSFDQWATLFREMQTTPNEIPANYYEAKKIVSQLGFKEHERDNGKPDSAIKIELVEVSYEFPDIDMVGRDGDRGRGRGRGRGRGRKGRPRLSTDQPLDLHADPYSLVGSSSDTTAPTNGRPPPIATTTPSLQEPQIQMMPTPGVPRSCTQQANEPSNTASHGVQSDPAIVAPSRPGSCGERQTTSNSTQDAQGQGASTATGHSSTSAPKLRYDGVKCWHPPKLGLKCISQVFKENYNKPWLSFDEADDDIRKIWWTEWRKCFDIIDTEEDDIYQAWRFRAAKRLRGMLHAIRKKGARPYWIPPEVLGELMRRWNTDAYRQLQARNTAARKSTRGTSLHTTGGTTFPEARLRLNHSLGRQSRMDGFFEHTHTRKEDRTQWVDEHSRKTKDIFQERMFQADQEQQAAIEAGVIDPPPVSEESIWIETVGGKRRGRVYGMGEVRDSSMVRPRVDGPTTTTSADVLDLRERIIILNREVEQYAAKYRELEDRYQREKREWQQTVESLREDLNTSNSQMDQFSHQLSSLTEYVRAMGPSSSGSRVPSPLPFTFPSSQKSTAPAPVPTPTPGRKLPPILQRPGQPQSSQREDDSDDDFDDSDDYLDEYIYI